One window of the Mycobacterium sp. SVM_VP21 genome contains the following:
- a CDS encoding helix-turn-helix transcriptional regulator, which yields MRKEAWSQDSCPITRSMSVLGERWAMLIVREALLGRSRFSDFRSTLGVAPDILSSRLAALVAAGILTAVDYQEPGDRRRQRYELTSAGRELSTVLAALAQWGRTHMPPERDNGRRFVDTTTGEPVRACLRNGDGQVIDPGQVILADMSR from the coding sequence GTGCGCAAAGAAGCGTGGTCGCAGGACAGCTGCCCGATCACACGGAGCATGTCCGTGCTCGGCGAACGGTGGGCAATGTTGATCGTGCGCGAAGCGCTGCTGGGGAGATCACGATTCTCGGACTTCCGCAGCACACTCGGGGTGGCCCCCGACATTCTCAGCTCGCGACTGGCGGCACTGGTCGCCGCCGGGATACTGACCGCGGTCGACTATCAGGAACCCGGAGATCGACGGCGGCAGCGCTACGAGCTGACCTCTGCGGGGCGCGAATTGAGTACGGTGCTGGCCGCGCTGGCGCAGTGGGGACGCACTCATATGCCGCCCGAGCGGGACAACGGGCGACGATTCGTCGACACCACGACCGGCGAACCGGTACGGGCGTGCCTGCGCAATGGCGACGGCCAGGTGATCGATCCCGGGCAGGTCATCTTGGCGGACATGTCGAGGTAG
- a CDS encoding AAA family ATPase, which produces MAMIGRGDEFEAITVAAGAVRQRGGALVIEGDAGIGKTTLLTAVAQWAHGNRFTVLSCAGVQCQTKVGYAAVHELLHPILNHADALPEHQRRALLGAFGLAEPVEAGPLLIGVAALGLIEEAAAQQPLMLMVDDAHWLDGSSLHVLTFVGRRLASAPVLLLCAARPRLDGEPARLVSLSRLALGPVDDKTSRVLIADAITDGHALSELARRRVLAEAAGNPLAIAELAKAVMATGGDQTWDGATPLPTTRRIERVFLEQLDAVPESSRQLLALISASDGTSLSEVLDAARRLDLPEAGLDPLERAGLITVGDGALKVRHPLIRSVAYRAATLSQRSAFHRALAEAATDPARAVWQRATGAYGPDELIATELESVAQFAQERGANTEATAAWRRAAVLSPTPDRRVRRLVSALEPACRAGLTAEAIDILDEAEPQATDLQDLFELAFARFTLGVTSGVVAPPIPDLVALADRFGADDAPEHRSTQIRLLAAAAAQCRMHGLDDADRHLVADRLHELESLGHPAIDVALATIEDTKYARQFRSHASALHAAAGDDTTALMSMGLAAESASDLPTAQQCWSSAIRASRRAGAPTIECEALRGLARSQIIAGRLTEATISAQSALRIATDADMSLSIGAAAALLARAHAWKGETRSAQQALGTARQYLPAGTPLLWFDDLAWASGLLALTNHDYDQAFTDLSQMTRDRGARRWAIADLTEAAVASHHTEVIGDLVDEIATQATTLGSAHVLMLVHRGRALLAGTGSDAEAHFRTALADGYAATEAPLEYARTQLSYGEWLRRQRRIVDARTQLSAALRMFDSRGAVPWAQRTRGELRAAGVQLPGEAVSIEERGAELTPQELQIARLAASGLSNRQIADQIYVSHRTVAAHLYKIFPKLGITSRNQIRDSLSACGLLLPD; this is translated from the coding sequence ATGGCGATGATCGGGCGCGGCGACGAATTCGAGGCCATCACCGTTGCCGCCGGCGCCGTGCGGCAACGGGGCGGCGCGCTGGTCATCGAGGGTGACGCGGGAATCGGCAAGACGACGCTGCTGACCGCGGTCGCGCAATGGGCCCACGGCAACCGATTCACGGTGTTGTCCTGCGCCGGAGTGCAATGCCAGACCAAGGTGGGCTACGCCGCGGTGCATGAGCTGCTGCATCCGATCCTCAACCACGCCGACGCCCTTCCGGAGCACCAGCGGCGCGCCCTGCTGGGCGCCTTCGGTTTGGCCGAACCCGTCGAGGCCGGCCCCTTGCTCATCGGCGTCGCCGCGCTCGGACTCATCGAGGAAGCCGCCGCGCAACAACCCCTGATGCTCATGGTCGACGACGCGCACTGGCTCGATGGATCCTCGCTGCATGTCTTGACCTTCGTCGGACGCCGCTTGGCCTCCGCGCCGGTGCTGCTGCTGTGCGCGGCGCGGCCGAGGCTCGACGGTGAACCAGCCCGACTGGTGTCGTTGTCGCGGCTCGCCCTCGGGCCGGTCGATGACAAGACCTCCCGGGTCCTGATCGCCGACGCGATCACCGACGGACACGCGCTCAGCGAGCTGGCCCGGCGCCGGGTGCTGGCCGAGGCCGCCGGCAACCCGCTGGCCATCGCCGAACTGGCCAAGGCGGTGATGGCCACCGGCGGCGACCAAACGTGGGACGGTGCGACACCGCTGCCCACCACCCGGCGCATCGAACGGGTCTTCCTCGAACAGCTCGACGCCGTCCCGGAATCCAGCCGTCAGCTGCTGGCGCTCATCTCGGCCAGCGATGGCACCTCGCTGTCCGAGGTACTCGATGCCGCGCGCCGCTTGGATCTGCCCGAAGCCGGCTTGGACCCGCTGGAACGCGCAGGGTTGATCACCGTCGGCGACGGTGCCCTGAAAGTCCGGCATCCCCTGATCCGATCAGTGGCCTACCGGGCAGCCACGTTGTCGCAGCGGTCGGCGTTTCATCGAGCGCTGGCCGAGGCCGCCACGGACCCGGCACGCGCCGTATGGCAGCGAGCGACCGGCGCCTACGGCCCCGATGAGCTCATCGCCACGGAACTGGAGTCGGTAGCCCAGTTCGCCCAAGAGCGCGGCGCGAACACCGAGGCCACCGCGGCGTGGCGGCGCGCCGCAGTGTTGTCGCCGACGCCGGATCGTCGGGTGCGCCGGCTGGTGAGCGCCCTCGAGCCTGCTTGCCGAGCCGGGCTGACCGCTGAGGCGATTGACATTCTCGACGAGGCTGAACCGCAGGCCACGGACCTGCAGGACCTCTTCGAACTCGCCTTCGCACGATTCACCCTCGGTGTCACCTCTGGAGTCGTCGCACCGCCGATCCCCGACTTGGTGGCATTGGCCGATAGGTTCGGCGCCGACGACGCGCCCGAGCATCGAAGCACCCAGATCCGACTGCTGGCCGCCGCCGCGGCGCAGTGCCGGATGCACGGCCTCGACGACGCCGACCGCCACCTGGTGGCCGACCGACTGCACGAACTCGAGAGCCTCGGCCACCCTGCCATCGACGTCGCCCTGGCGACCATCGAAGACACCAAATACGCGCGGCAGTTCCGTTCCCACGCCAGCGCGCTGCACGCCGCAGCCGGCGACGACACCACGGCATTGATGTCGATGGGCCTGGCGGCCGAATCGGCATCGGATCTGCCGACCGCGCAACAGTGCTGGAGTAGCGCGATTCGGGCCTCCCGCCGGGCCGGCGCACCCACCATCGAATGCGAGGCACTGCGCGGATTGGCGCGATCGCAGATCATCGCCGGCCGGCTCACCGAGGCGACGATCAGCGCCCAAAGCGCCTTGCGCATCGCCACCGACGCCGACATGTCGCTGAGCATCGGAGCTGCCGCCGCGCTGCTCGCGCGGGCCCACGCCTGGAAAGGGGAGACCAGATCGGCGCAGCAGGCGCTGGGAACCGCGCGCCAATATCTACCTGCGGGCACCCCGTTGCTGTGGTTTGACGATCTCGCTTGGGCCAGCGGACTTTTGGCGCTCACCAACCATGACTACGACCAGGCCTTCACCGACCTGTCACAGATGACCCGCGATCGAGGCGCCCGTCGTTGGGCTATCGCCGATCTGACGGAAGCGGCGGTGGCCAGTCATCACACCGAGGTCATCGGTGACCTCGTCGATGAGATCGCCACGCAGGCTACGACACTGGGTTCTGCACACGTACTGATGCTCGTGCACCGCGGCCGGGCCCTGCTGGCCGGTACCGGCAGTGACGCGGAGGCCCACTTTCGCACCGCCCTCGCCGACGGCTACGCCGCCACCGAGGCCCCGTTGGAGTATGCCCGCACCCAACTGTCCTACGGGGAGTGGCTGCGCCGGCAACGCCGGATCGTCGACGCACGTACCCAGCTTTCGGCAGCCCTGCGGATGTTTGATTCGCGTGGCGCGGTGCCATGGGCGCAGCGGACCCGCGGGGAGTTGCGCGCCGCCGGGGTTCAGCTACCCGGCGAGGCGGTCTCCATCGAAGAGCGGGGCGCCGAACTGACCCCTCAGGAACTGCAGATCGCCCGGCTCGCGGCGTCTGGGCTGAGCAACCGGCAGATCGCCGACCAGATCTACGTATCGCATCGCACCGTCGCAGCGCACTTGTACAAGATCTTTCCCAAGCTCGGCATTACCAGCCGCAACCAGATTCGCGATTCACTATCTGCCTGCGGCCTGTTGTTGCCTGACTAG
- a CDS encoding TIGR03086 family metal-binding protein, with translation MDELASAQVALAALRPVLADLTDQQLRLPTPCSGFDVAALGDHLTGTIAMVGAAAGAAPLVAEDADSAGMAARVVQAATTAIEAWQRRGIGGEVMLGDRLMPASLALGVLSIELVVHGWDFAQALHRPLAITAEHSTFVLGLARRLITPESRRTAGFDDPVAIDTDTAALDRLVAYTGRRPG, from the coding sequence ATGGACGAATTGGCCAGTGCGCAGGTGGCGTTGGCAGCGCTACGCCCGGTTCTGGCGGATCTGACCGACCAGCAGCTGCGGCTGCCGACACCGTGCTCGGGGTTTGACGTGGCCGCGCTCGGTGACCACCTGACCGGCACCATCGCCATGGTCGGGGCGGCCGCCGGGGCCGCGCCGCTGGTAGCCGAAGATGCGGACAGCGCTGGTATGGCAGCACGGGTCGTTCAGGCCGCGACAACGGCCATCGAAGCCTGGCAGCGGCGGGGTATCGGTGGCGAGGTGATGCTCGGTGACCGGCTGATGCCGGCCTCGCTGGCGCTGGGCGTGTTGTCGATCGAATTGGTCGTCCACGGATGGGATTTCGCTCAGGCACTGCACCGGCCGCTGGCGATCACAGCCGAACACTCGACGTTCGTGTTAGGTCTGGCGCGCCGCCTCATCACCCCGGAGAGCCGACGCACCGCCGGCTTCGACGATCCCGTGGCGATCGACACCGATACCGCCGCGCTGGATCGCCTCGTCGCCTACACCGGCCGCCGACCGGGCTAG
- a CDS encoding alcohol dehydrogenase catalytic domain-containing protein has translation MASYRAYQVTGQREFSLVERELREPDHDHVRIRTLACGVCHSDVLAVEGQRPDPTRPVVPGHEIVGVIDAVGANVDHRWRIGDRVGLGFLGGPCNQCDSCRRGDFVNCEDQPQPGTTEDGGYAEIVYARPSGLVRIPEGFDALTAAPLLCAGITVFNALQAGQAPPNTLVAVQGIGGLGHLGIQYAKKMGYRVAAIARGTEKASLAATLGADHYVDSSAEDPGSALTALGGATAIVATAASGASMAGLVAGLRPRGRLIVVGASPEPIPVQTADLIFGGRSIIGSLTGSAIDNEDNLAFSMAHQIAPMIEPLPFEDAPKAYERMMSGRARFRVVLDYTLSR, from the coding sequence GTGGCGTCATATCGGGCTTACCAGGTCACCGGGCAACGTGAGTTCAGTCTCGTGGAACGCGAGCTGCGCGAACCCGATCATGATCACGTCAGGATTCGGACGCTGGCCTGCGGGGTCTGCCACAGCGATGTCCTGGCTGTGGAGGGGCAACGCCCCGATCCCACCCGGCCGGTGGTGCCCGGCCACGAGATCGTCGGGGTCATCGACGCGGTCGGCGCCAACGTCGATCACCGGTGGCGAATCGGAGACCGGGTGGGCCTGGGCTTTCTCGGAGGGCCGTGCAATCAGTGCGACTCCTGCCGGCGCGGAGATTTCGTCAATTGCGAAGACCAACCCCAGCCCGGCACCACCGAGGACGGCGGATACGCCGAGATCGTCTATGCCCGCCCAAGCGGATTGGTGCGCATCCCGGAGGGCTTCGATGCCCTCACCGCCGCACCCCTGTTGTGCGCCGGGATCACGGTGTTCAACGCGCTTCAGGCCGGTCAGGCCCCGCCGAACACGCTGGTCGCTGTCCAGGGCATCGGCGGCCTGGGTCATCTCGGGATCCAATACGCCAAGAAAATGGGCTACCGCGTGGCGGCCATCGCACGGGGGACCGAGAAGGCCTCGCTGGCGGCCACGTTGGGTGCCGACCACTATGTCGACAGCTCCGCCGAGGACCCCGGATCGGCGCTGACCGCCCTCGGTGGCGCGACGGCGATCGTCGCCACCGCTGCCAGCGGCGCGTCCATGGCCGGACTGGTCGCGGGGCTACGGCCGCGCGGGCGACTCATCGTGGTGGGCGCGTCCCCAGAGCCCATACCGGTGCAGACCGCCGATCTGATCTTCGGCGGGCGCAGCATTATCGGCAGCCTGACCGGGTCCGCCATCGACAACGAGGACAATCTCGCCTTCAGCATGGCCCACCAGATCGCGCCCATGATCGAGCCGTTGCCCTTCGAAGACGCGCCGAAGGCCTACGAGCGCATGATGTCTGGCCGCGCACGTTTCCGAGTAGTCCTGGACTACACCCTGTCCCGCTGA
- a CDS encoding alcohol dehydrogenase — protein MAATYRSVEVARPGGPIELTDRPVREPGRGQVRVRVEACGVCHSDSQIAGGQLPGTVFPVTPGHEVAGHIEALGADVEDWQVGDRVAVGWTGFYCGSCYRCRRGDFVHCEHAKVTGAAFPGGYAEQLIVPQPGLARIPDALTAVEAAPLACAGVTMFNSLRRTTARPGDVVAILGIGGLGHLGVQFAAHMGFRTVAIARGSEKADMAHQLGAHHYIDSTVDDVAGQLRKLGGARVVAATATNQQAISATIDGLAPHGELLTLAVLDQSIHVTPLQLINSSGTVHGHPAGVAADTEDTLDFAALHGIRPWVEPIPLEDAAAGYDRMMRNQARFRVVLTMPPSPV, from the coding sequence ATGGCTGCCACCTACCGTTCCGTCGAGGTCGCCCGGCCGGGTGGCCCCATCGAGCTGACTGACCGACCCGTGCGTGAACCCGGGCGAGGGCAGGTCCGTGTTCGCGTCGAGGCCTGCGGGGTATGCCATTCTGACTCCCAGATCGCCGGCGGGCAACTGCCCGGCACCGTCTTCCCGGTGACCCCCGGCCACGAAGTGGCTGGCCACATCGAGGCCTTGGGTGCCGATGTCGAAGACTGGCAGGTCGGTGATCGGGTCGCCGTCGGCTGGACAGGCTTCTACTGCGGAAGCTGCTACCGATGCCGCCGTGGGGATTTTGTGCACTGCGAACACGCCAAGGTCACCGGTGCGGCATTTCCCGGCGGGTACGCCGAACAGCTGATCGTTCCCCAGCCCGGCCTGGCCCGGATCCCCGACGCACTGACCGCTGTGGAAGCCGCACCATTGGCCTGTGCCGGGGTGACGATGTTCAACTCGCTGCGGCGCACCACGGCCCGCCCCGGTGACGTCGTTGCGATCCTCGGTATCGGGGGGCTCGGCCACTTGGGCGTACAGTTCGCCGCGCACATGGGATTTCGTACCGTCGCAATCGCACGTGGAAGCGAAAAGGCCGACATGGCGCACCAATTGGGCGCCCACCATTACATCGACTCCACCGTCGATGACGTCGCCGGGCAGCTGCGCAAACTGGGCGGCGCCCGGGTGGTCGCGGCCACCGCGACAAACCAGCAAGCGATCAGCGCCACCATCGACGGGTTGGCCCCCCATGGTGAACTGCTCACCCTCGCCGTCCTGGACCAATCCATCCACGTCACCCCGTTGCAGCTGATCAACAGCTCCGGAACGGTTCACGGCCATCCCGCGGGCGTGGCGGCCGACACCGAAGACACCCTCGATTTCGCCGCCCTGCACGGCATCCGGCCCTGGGTTGAACCGATTCCGCTGGAGGATGCCGCCGCGGGATACGACCGGATGATGCGCAACCAGGCACGCTTTCGGGTGGTGCTGACCATGCCGCCATCACCGGTATGA
- a CDS encoding DUF302 domain-containing protein — MIEPAIVEHAVRRIQIPLPGAFPDVRERYERLVPVVDHDVFAAAPNWAAAVEIAKMAAPHGFMRYFSTDVAAAMRGSATALPTVQYLMGNHTIAERMYRHDPAAMLHAPLRVVLFESAAGDTVVVLDQPSRLFASYGNPAIGQVGEYLDELVAGLIGALGGDPSPLRA, encoded by the coding sequence ATGATTGAACCCGCGATCGTCGAGCACGCCGTTCGGCGTATCCAGATTCCGTTACCGGGCGCCTTCCCCGACGTCCGCGAGCGGTATGAACGCCTCGTGCCGGTAGTGGACCACGACGTCTTTGCGGCGGCACCGAACTGGGCAGCGGCGGTGGAGATCGCCAAAATGGCCGCACCCCACGGGTTCATGCGCTACTTCAGCACCGACGTCGCGGCAGCGATGAGAGGATCGGCGACCGCACTACCCACCGTGCAGTACCTGATGGGTAACCACACCATCGCCGAACGCATGTATCGCCACGACCCCGCGGCGATGTTGCATGCCCCGCTACGGGTGGTGCTCTTCGAGTCCGCCGCGGGCGACACGGTCGTGGTGCTGGACCAGCCGAGCCGGCTGTTCGCCAGCTACGGCAACCCGGCCATTGGCCAAGTCGGTGAATACCTCGACGAGTTGGTCGCCGGGCTCATCGGCGCACTGGGCGGAGATCCCTCGCCGCTGCGCGCATAG
- a CDS encoding cysteine hydrolase, producing the protein MKMNPQDTAVVFIDPQIDVLSPAGRNWAVVGASVTENGTVAHMVDIMDTSVRLGYPLFISPHYFYPSDSRWLFNGPLETAEFASGTFARAGALDLTGFADSGADWLPEFKPYISDPGTTVVSPHKVFGPQTNDLVLQLRKSGCRRVVLGGMLANMCVESHLRHLLEDGFEVAVAVDAVAGPRHPDWGDGYQAALINYRYLAHAVLPTADILAMMTAGAGPSR; encoded by the coding sequence ATGAAGATGAATCCGCAGGACACCGCCGTGGTATTCATCGATCCTCAGATCGATGTGCTGAGCCCGGCGGGCCGCAACTGGGCCGTCGTCGGCGCCAGTGTCACCGAGAACGGCACCGTCGCCCACATGGTGGACATCATGGATACCTCTGTGCGTCTTGGCTATCCACTGTTCATCTCGCCGCATTACTTCTATCCGTCCGACTCGCGGTGGTTGTTCAACGGGCCGCTGGAGACCGCCGAGTTCGCCAGCGGCACGTTTGCCCGCGCCGGAGCGCTGGACCTCACCGGCTTCGCCGATTCGGGGGCTGATTGGTTGCCGGAGTTCAAGCCGTACATCAGCGATCCGGGCACCACGGTTGTCAGCCCGCACAAGGTGTTCGGTCCGCAGACCAACGACCTGGTGCTCCAACTGCGTAAAAGCGGCTGTCGCCGCGTCGTTCTGGGCGGCATGCTGGCCAATATGTGCGTGGAGTCGCACCTGCGCCACCTGCTTGAGGACGGTTTCGAAGTGGCAGTCGCCGTCGATGCGGTTGCCGGCCCCCGGCACCCGGACTGGGGCGACGGCTACCAGGCGGCCCTGATCAACTACCGCTACCTCGCCCACGCGGTCCTACCCACCGCCGACATCCTCGCCATGATGACCGCGGGCGCGGGGCCGTCACGGTAA
- a CDS encoding NAD(P)/FAD-dependent oxidoreductase gives MAIDADLLVIGFGKGGKTLAADLGRRGQRVVLVEESAGMYGGTCINTGCVPTKSLVHRGERASGAPSYAEAVAATERITAGLRAANLAALASIPSVTVLTGRARFLDANTVRVDTDGGEVSVAARRIVIGTGSQPVLPELPGLADCPVAVSSTELLRLASRPDRLVVLGGGYIGLEFASMYAAYGSAVTVLEQRPAVLAQEDPEVAEAARALLGTRGVRIETGVNLAGVQTILRPGAPPTARVSYLVDGRSTTVDADAVLVALGRTPNTAGLDLDRVGVEVTDTGAVVVDDHRVTSQPHVYAIGDVTGGPQFTYISLDDYRIVLDQLTGAASPRDAAQRRAVPNCLFLTPPLARVGLTETQARTAGYDIHVATSSVVELATVARVRIVDQTEGIMKVVVDAATDKILGAALLCHDAHEVINIVALAMRHGITAAQLRDEIYTHPSMSECFNQLLGMRK, from the coding sequence GTGGCAATCGATGCCGATCTGCTGGTCATCGGTTTCGGCAAGGGCGGCAAGACCTTGGCGGCCGACCTCGGGCGACGCGGCCAACGCGTAGTGCTGGTCGAGGAGTCGGCCGGCATGTACGGCGGCACATGCATCAACACCGGGTGCGTCCCGACGAAATCGCTGGTGCACCGTGGTGAGCGGGCATCGGGTGCACCGTCCTATGCCGAAGCGGTCGCCGCTACCGAGCGAATCACCGCCGGTCTGCGTGCCGCCAACCTGGCTGCGTTGGCGTCGATCCCGTCTGTAACGGTGCTGACCGGGCGGGCGAGGTTCCTCGACGCCAACACCGTGCGGGTGGACACCGATGGCGGTGAGGTCAGCGTGGCTGCCCGCCGCATCGTGATCGGCACCGGTTCACAGCCGGTCCTCCCGGAGCTGCCCGGTCTGGCGGACTGCCCGGTGGCGGTCTCCAGCACGGAACTGCTGCGGCTGGCGTCTCGACCCGATCGCCTCGTGGTGCTCGGCGGCGGCTACATCGGTCTGGAGTTCGCCTCGATGTACGCCGCGTACGGGTCCGCGGTCACCGTCCTCGAGCAGCGGCCTGCGGTGCTGGCGCAGGAGGATCCCGAGGTCGCCGAGGCCGCACGTGCCCTGCTGGGCACCCGCGGCGTTCGGATCGAAACGGGCGTCAATCTGGCGGGGGTGCAGACGATCCTTCGCCCCGGCGCACCGCCGACGGCCCGGGTGAGCTACCTGGTGGACGGGCGCTCCACCACCGTCGACGCCGATGCGGTTCTGGTCGCGCTCGGGCGCACTCCGAACACCGCGGGCCTGGATCTGGACCGCGTTGGGGTGGAGGTCACCGATACCGGCGCCGTCGTCGTCGACGACCATCGTGTTACCAGCCAGCCGCACGTCTACGCCATTGGCGATGTCACCGGCGGGCCGCAGTTCACCTACATCTCCCTGGACGACTACCGGATCGTCTTAGATCAGCTCACCGGCGCCGCCTCGCCCAGGGACGCCGCGCAGCGCCGCGCGGTGCCCAACTGCCTGTTCCTAACCCCACCGCTGGCGCGCGTCGGATTGACCGAGACCCAGGCGCGCACTGCAGGTTACGACATCCACGTCGCCACCAGCTCGGTGGTCGAGCTGGCCACCGTCGCGCGAGTACGAATCGTCGACCAGACCGAAGGAATCATGAAGGTGGTCGTGGATGCCGCCACCGACAAGATCCTCGGCGCGGCATTGCTGTGCCACGACGCGCACGAGGTCATCAACATCGTCGCCCTGGCAATGCGGCACGGTATCACCGCCGCGCAGCTGCGCGACGAGATCTACACCCACCCCTCGATGTCGGAGTGCTTCAACCAACTGTTGGGAATGCGCAAATGA
- a CDS encoding alpha/beta hydrolase: MTQSLSSRASTRYVDSAKTQFAYRRFGTGSGVPLVLALRFRGTMDHWDPAFLDRLAAERDVIIFDNIGHARTGGVAPTTMDALAGGLIEFVEALGLAEVDLLGWSLGGIVVQAATLQRPDLVRRLIVAGSSPGGGVPGMPQPDPRIWQVATKPANEDDDFLYLFFPDSADAHQLGVQSLRRLDARTQAAGHVPVSLETMKAQLAVIASTGSRVWDRLGEIAIPALVANGAHDRMIDAYGSFAMAGRLPNAKVVLYSDAGHGFLFQHAEDFTREVLGFLAAERG; the protein is encoded by the coding sequence ATGACGCAATCACTCTCGTCGCGGGCCAGCACCCGCTACGTTGACTCCGCTAAGACACAGTTCGCCTACCGCCGCTTCGGAACGGGGTCGGGCGTTCCGCTGGTGTTGGCGTTGCGATTCCGCGGCACCATGGACCACTGGGATCCGGCGTTCCTGGACCGGCTGGCCGCCGAACGCGATGTCATCATCTTCGACAACATCGGTCACGCCAGGACCGGCGGCGTCGCCCCGACCACGATGGACGCGTTGGCCGGCGGTCTGATCGAGTTCGTCGAAGCTCTCGGGCTCGCTGAGGTGGACCTGCTGGGCTGGTCATTGGGCGGCATCGTCGTGCAGGCCGCCACGCTGCAACGCCCCGATCTGGTGCGCCGCCTGATCGTCGCCGGCAGCTCCCCCGGCGGGGGCGTACCGGGTATGCCACAACCCGATCCCCGCATCTGGCAGGTGGCGACCAAACCGGCAAACGAAGACGACGATTTCCTCTACCTGTTCTTCCCCGACAGCGCCGACGCACATCAGCTCGGCGTGCAGTCGCTGCGCCGACTCGATGCCCGCACCCAGGCCGCCGGCCATGTCCCGGTGTCGCTGGAGACCATGAAGGCGCAGCTGGCGGTGATCGCGTCGACCGGATCACGTGTGTGGGATCGGTTGGGCGAGATCGCAATCCCAGCCTTGGTGGCCAACGGTGCCCACGACCGGATGATCGACGCCTACGGCAGTTTCGCGATGGCCGGCCGGCTCCCCAACGCCAAGGTGGTCCTCTACAGCGATGCCGGGCATGGCTTTCTGTTCCAGCATGCCGAAGACTTCACCCGCGAGGTCCTCGGCTTTCTGGCCGCGGAACGGGGGTGA
- a CDS encoding alpha/beta fold hydrolase: protein MPEPTDPAAETPIVLDVEGSGVQPPVTPRVRRLFWLLERIAPTIGSRWALELWCTPPVLESSLRMPPGVPPGQPLEAHWDGHRIVGESWGEGPPVYLVHGWGGRRPHLGMFIKPLVESGHRVIAFDLPSHNESEPGVLAPGRTTAIECAEAVAAMIRTHGPARAVVAHSLGCNATAFAASWGATVGRLVFLAPMGEFPIYLDLFAARHNFGRRIRTGLHRRLERRIGMPLEDTNMVRIAENTDYPPLLLIHDPDDPDTPYVTSEKVVASWPGARLMTTAGLGRLAHFRILRHRPAIRAGIEFIGPASE, encoded by the coding sequence GTGCCGGAGCCAACTGATCCCGCGGCTGAGACCCCGATCGTTCTCGACGTAGAGGGCTCCGGTGTCCAACCGCCGGTCACCCCTCGGGTGCGTCGGCTGTTCTGGCTACTGGAGCGAATCGCCCCCACCATCGGGTCGCGCTGGGCGCTTGAGCTGTGGTGCACCCCACCGGTGCTCGAGTCCAGCCTGCGCATGCCGCCCGGCGTCCCGCCCGGCCAGCCGCTGGAAGCGCACTGGGACGGGCACCGGATCGTCGGCGAGTCCTGGGGCGAAGGGCCACCGGTCTATCTTGTGCATGGCTGGGGCGGGCGCCGCCCACACCTCGGCATGTTCATCAAACCCCTCGTCGAATCCGGTCACCGTGTCATCGCGTTCGACCTGCCCAGCCACAACGAGTCCGAGCCGGGCGTCCTGGCACCCGGTCGCACCACCGCCATCGAGTGCGCCGAAGCGGTTGCCGCCATGATCCGGACACACGGGCCGGCCCGCGCGGTCGTCGCCCACTCCCTCGGGTGTAACGCGACCGCATTCGCGGCGTCGTGGGGCGCCACGGTCGGGCGGTTGGTGTTCCTCGCGCCGATGGGCGAGTTCCCGATCTACCTGGATCTCTTCGCCGCCCGCCACAACTTCGGCCGACGAATCCGCACCGGCCTGCATCGACGCCTGGAACGCCGTATCGGCATGCCGCTCGAGGACACCAACATGGTCCGGATCGCCGAGAACACCGACTACCCGCCGCTGCTGCTCATCCACGACCCCGATGACCCCGACACTCCTTACGTGACGAGCGAGAAGGTCGTCGCGTCCTGGCCAGGTGCACGCTTGATGACGACAGCGGGCCTCGGCCGGCTGGCGCATTTCCGAATCTTGCGGCACCGCCCCGCGATCCGCGCGGGCATCGAATTCATCGGGCCCGCATCGGAGTGA